Proteins encoded by one window of Oenanthe melanoleuca isolate GR-GAL-2019-014 chromosome 20, OMel1.0, whole genome shotgun sequence:
- the LOC130261154 gene encoding BPI fold-containing family B member 3-like, with the protein MSVLWTVVLLNSLLIPSQGLGLLPMAARADMNGFRDTPGKGAPQRPPSGLLGGNLLGGVVGGLLGKDSPVGNLLGKDGPVGNLLGKDGPVNSLLGKGGAVSGLLGGDGLLGGLLGPDGAVGGLLGGDGLLGGLLGPDGAVGGLLGGDGLLGGLLGQDSVVGGLLDQDGILSGLLGKGGVVDGLLGKDGLVDTLLDTVLELLIGKNGLLGRNGLVGSLLGRNGEELMGLRIVNNTLPKISLRSLPGFGHQVDFNTQLLVESSMPGQPLCKQVEVDATMLVQDMWTAHQNALNCKTVEINTYVRPRVPVLEEPLKHLLSNVLQDLGCNIVNAKIKVLSSLLGSRNQVLPLGALGDLPSFSILSADAIQMDLNLLSENARPGMMTPMQGMPLTASLQLATGRPPRLSLSQDTLSALLEQVQGQGALNLSITSLMGSSSPLQGQVPQSSSLTMSALFPFIPQLTRVLPGSLPLELRVRVSNEPVVTVRDGRATVTLKATIDAASPALQTTQGILFSLGVDIVLSITPSVSDGKLQTSLALDSINLTRFPPSLDASTVSSLAGWLKKVLTAVYVPSVKDAFRVSVPLPNILNINLRNAEVDITDVDEFSSQTTLGNSCSRGMSMLFPF; encoded by the exons ATGTCAGTGTTGTGGACTGTTGTCCTCCTCAACAGCCTGCTGATCCCTTCACAAGGACTCGGACTCTTGCCCATGGCTGCCAGAGCAGATATGAATG GTTTTAGAGACACTCCAGGCAAAGGTGCTCCCCAGAGACCTCCAAGTGGTCTCCTTGGTGGCAATCTGCTCGGCGGAGTCGTTGGGGGTCTTCTGGGCAAAGACAGTCCTGTTGGCAATCTCCTTGGCAAAGATGGTCCTGTTGGCAATCTCCTTGGCAAAGATGGTCCTGTAAACAGTCTCCTCGGAAAAGGTGGAGCTGTTAGCGGTCTTCTGGGTGGAGATGGCCTCCTTGGTGGCCTCCTTGGACCAGATGGTGCTGTTGGAGGTCTCCTGGGTGGAGATGGCCTCCTTGGTGGCCTCCTTGGACCAGATGGTGCTGTTGGAGGTCTCCTGGGTGGAGATGGTCTCCTAGGTGGTCTCCTTGGCCAAGACAGTGTAGTTGGTGGTCTCCTTGACCAAGATGGCATCCTCAGTGGTCTCCTTGGCAAAGGTGGCGTTGTGGATGGTCTCCTTGGCAAAGATGGCCTTGTTGACACTCTCCTTGACACCGTCCTTGAGCTTCTCATTGGCAAAAACGGTCTCCTTGGCAGGAATGGTCTTGTTGGCAGCCTCCTGGGTAGAAATGGTGAAGAGCTCATGGG ACTGAGAATTGTGAACAACACCCTCCCCAAAATCAGTCTGCGCTCCCTGCCAGGCTTTGGGCACCAGGTGGACTTCAACACACAGCTGCTGGTAGAGAGCAG CATGCCAGGCCAGCCACTCTGCAAGCAGGTGGAGGTAGATGCAACCATGCTGGTCCAGGACATGTGGACAGCTCACCAGAACGCTCTGAACTGCAAGACTGTTGAGATTAACACCTATGTGAG ACCCAGAGTGCCAGTTCTGGAGGAGCCTTTGAAACACCTCCTTAGCAATGTCCTGCAGGATCTG ggctgcaACATCGTCAACGCCAAGATCAAGGTGTTGAGTTCCCTGCTCGGCTCCAGGAACC AGGTGCTCCCACTCGGGGCTCTGGGCGACCTGCCCTCCTTCTCCATCCTCAGTGCTGATGCCATCCAGATGGATCTAAAT CTCCTCTCTGAGAATGCCAGGCCTGGCATGATGACCCCCATGCAGGGAATGCCACtcactgccagcctgcagctggcCACTGGCCGCCCACCCCggctcagcctctcccaggACACCCTCAGCGCcttgctggagcaggtccagggGCAGGGAGCCCTCAACCTCAGCATCACCAGCTTGATGGGTAGCAGTTCCCCTCTGCAAGGCCAG gttccccagagcagctcactGACCATGTCTGCCCTCTTCCCCTTCATCCCCCAG ctcaCCCGGGTCCTCCCTGGCTCTCTGCCACTGGAGCTGCGTGTCCGAGTCAGCAACGAGCCAGTAGTGACTGTGAGGGATGGAAGAGCCACTGTCACCCTCAAAGCCACCATCGACGCTGccagtcctgccctgcagaCCACCCAGGGGATCTTGTTCTCCCTCGGTGTG GACATCGTTCTGAGCATCACCCCATCAGTCTCTGATGGCAaactgcaaacctccctggctCTTGACAG CATCAACCTGACACGTTTCCCCCCGAGTCTTGATGCTTCCACT GTCTCCTCGCTTGCAGGATGGCTCAAGAAGGTCCTCACAGCTGTATATGTACCTTCTGTTAAAG ATGCCTTCCGTGTGTCGGTCCCACTGCCCAACATCCTCAACATCAACCTCAGGAACGCTGAAGTTGACATCACTGAT GTGGACGAGTTTTCCAGCCAGACCACTCTAGGAAATTCCTGCTCGAGAGGAATGTCGATGCTGTTCCCTTTCTGA
- the LOC130261155 gene encoding BPI fold-containing family B member 4-like has product MPPFWCLIFLGGLLPPSQGLLNLLNPAQLSSGLLGSGLIGGKSGLPGTGEGGLLGTGLLGKGSPSGAESGGALGAGGQPGSNGLLGTGILGGEGLGTGILGGEGLGTGILGGKGLGTGLLGGEGLGTGLLGGEGLGTGLLGGEGLGSSLLSNGLLGNGLLGNNSLLGEKGLLGTELLGKGGLLGNGSLLGLDGLLGEAGGLLGGAGGLLGAGGLLGRGASQKMTRYAWLKVLNLENARVSWKVLHGTELVLNLYSKLVLRFPGIFQFLSGSSVEANITSHIAVTQDTPGDLKLVLKDCNNLLGGFSVSLRKGLLTNLVSSLLNKSLKSLVPALLCPLVNIWVSIININLQFLNRVISFGLLGKIYSALSKLPVTAGHYVELDLQNSPFPSTFIDWLLQTAGVDPGINP; this is encoded by the exons ATGCCACCCTTCTGGTGTCTCATCTTTCTTGGGGGACTCCTGCCCCCTTCCCAGGGCCTCCTCAACCTGCTgaacccagcacagctcagcagtg GCCTGCTTGGCTCTGGTCTCATCGGTGGAAAAAGTGGTTTGCCTGGCACAGGTGAAGGTGGGCTGCTTGGCACTGGCCTCCTGGGCAAAGGAAGTCCAAGTGGAGCAGAAAGTGGAGGTGCCCTTGGTGCAG GAGGACAACCTGGCAGCAATGGGCTGCTTGGCACAGGCATCCTTGGTGGGGAAGGACTTGGAACTGGAATCCTTGGTGGGGAAGGACTTGGAACAGGAATCCTTGGTGGGAAAGGACTTGGAACTGGCCTCCTCGGTGGAGAAGGACTTGGAACAGGCCTCCTCGGTGGAGAAGGACTTGGAACAGGCCTCCTTGGTGGGGAAGGACTTGGCAGCAGTCTCCTCAGCAATGGTCTCCTCGGCAATGGCCTCCTTGGCAATAACAGCCTTCTTGGAGAGAAAGGTCTGCTcggcacagagctgctgggaaaaggagGCCTCCTTGGCAATGGAAGTCTGCTTGGACTGGATGGTCTTCTTGGTGAAGCAGGAGGACTCCTGGGTGGAGCAGGAGGGCTGCTGGGTGCAGGAGGGCTGCTGGGTAGAGGAGCCTCCCAGAAGATGACGCGCTACGCCTG GTTGAAGGTGCTGAACCTCGAGAACGCCCGAGTGTCATGGAAGGTCCTTCATGGGACTGAGCTGGTGCTGAACCTATACTCGAAGCTGGTGCTCCGCTTTCCAGG gatttttcagtttctgagtGGATCCTCAGTGGAAGCAAACATCACATCACATATTGCTGTGACCCAGGACACCCCTGGTGACCTCAAGCTGGTGCTTAAGGATTGCAACAACCTCCTTGGCGGCTTCAGCGTCAGCTTGCGGAAGGG cctcctcaccAATCTGGTGAGCAGCTTGCTGAACAAGTCTCTGAAGTCCCTTGTTCCTGCGTTG CTCTGCCCGTTAGTGAACATCTGGGTCAGCATCATCAACATTAATCTGCAATTCCTCAACC GTGTCATCTCCTTTGGGCTTCTGGGGAAAATCTACTCTGCCCTCTCCAAACTGCCAGTGACAGCCGGGCACTATGTGGAGCTGGATCTGCAG AATTCCCCATTCCCAAGCACCTTCATCGACTGGCTCCTTCAGA CCGCAGGTGTCGATCCTGGGATCAATCCATAG